The Deinococcus wulumuqiensis R12 genome has a window encoding:
- a CDS encoding roadblock/LC7 domain-containing protein, with translation MKLGVLRTQPGIVAGVLVGPDGLPLEMVGEGEVLAAELAELRSWIDRTTDRLQAGRVTRMAFTSEKLEVVALASGAYVLGAAVTRGLDTRPMQQALAKLALEVFDLPGTEGL, from the coding sequence GTGAAGCTGGGCGTGTTGCGAACCCAACCCGGCATCGTGGCCGGGGTGCTGGTCGGTCCCGACGGCCTGCCGCTGGAAATGGTGGGCGAAGGCGAGGTGCTGGCCGCCGAACTCGCCGAGCTGCGCTCCTGGATTGACCGCACGACGGACCGCCTGCAGGCCGGGCGCGTGACCCGGATGGCTTTTACCAGCGAAAAGCTCGAAGTCGTGGCCCTCGCCAGCGGCGCATACGTGCTCGGCGCCGCCGTAACGCGCGGCCTCGACACCCGGCCCATGCAGCAGGCCCTCGCCAAGCTGGCCCTGGAGGTCTTCGACCTGCCGGGCACCGAGGGCCTGTGA
- a CDS encoding helix-turn-helix transcriptional regulator, with translation MTSQLRDVPQREAGERDAAELDPGTPPERTKTRLLELLKRHGPQTAQDLAGRLQITSPAARRHLTDLQAQGLVQVQVEKPGGRGRPQHVFGLTEHAEERTFPRTYASLCLDVLESVSDLYGRDAVDEVLQARSDRLETLLRELLPPEMPLAEKLRHLTGVLTELGFAPHLEREGEHWVLVQGNCPNLQVARHFKVMCGAELAMYAKLLGVPVTREEHLACGQPSCRYRLAEEAAPILKPGEVRPENAPPTSHSTASEASCSEAT, from the coding sequence ATGACCTCCCAGCTGCGTGACGTGCCCCAGCGGGAAGCGGGCGAGCGCGACGCGGCCGAGCTGGACCCGGGCACCCCGCCCGAACGCACCAAGACCCGGCTGCTCGAGCTGCTCAAGCGCCACGGGCCGCAGACCGCCCAGGACCTCGCGGGCCGATTGCAGATCACCAGCCCGGCGGCGCGGCGGCACCTGACCGACCTGCAGGCGCAGGGGCTGGTGCAGGTGCAGGTCGAGAAACCCGGCGGGCGGGGCCGCCCCCAGCACGTGTTTGGCCTGACCGAACACGCCGAGGAGCGCACCTTTCCCAGGACCTACGCCAGCCTGTGCCTGGACGTGCTCGAATCGGTGTCGGACCTCTATGGCCGGGACGCCGTAGACGAGGTGCTTCAGGCCCGCAGTGACCGCCTCGAAACGCTGCTGCGCGAGTTGCTGCCGCCCGAGATGCCGCTGGCCGAGAAGCTGCGCCACCTGACCGGGGTGCTGACCGAACTCGGATTCGCGCCCCACCTCGAACGCGAGGGGGAGCACTGGGTGCTGGTGCAGGGCAACTGCCCCAATTTGCAGGTCGCGCGGCACTTCAAGGTGATGTGCGGCGCCGAACTGGCCATGTACGCCAAGCTGCTGGGCGTTCCGGTCACCCGCGAGGAACACCTGGCGTGCGGCCAGCCGAGTTGCCGCTACCGCCTGGCTGAGGAAGCGGCGCCTATCCTGAAGCCGGGTGAAGTGAGACCTGAAAATGCCCCGCCCACCTCGCACTCGACCGCTTCCGAAGCTTCCTGTTCCGAAGCGACCTGA
- a CDS encoding roadblock/LC7 domain-containing protein produces MLSELTQLVTDVRGAWAAAIGGLDGLLVEGYCPTTADLNLLVAEHAGLLRAAGAASDTLGGEQARELYLRGESMSVYLLPINSEFFLLLALDGHSNLGQARLYGHAAARTLEAQL; encoded by the coding sequence ATGCTGTCTGAACTCACCCAACTTGTGACCGATGTGCGCGGCGCTTGGGCGGCGGCCATCGGCGGGCTTGACGGCCTGCTGGTGGAAGGGTACTGCCCCACCACCGCCGACCTGAACCTGCTGGTGGCCGAGCATGCCGGGCTGCTGCGGGCGGCGGGCGCCGCTTCCGACACCCTGGGCGGCGAGCAGGCACGCGAGCTGTACCTGCGCGGCGAGAGCATGAGCGTGTACCTGCTGCCGATCAATTCCGAATTCTTTTTGCTGCTTGCCCTCGACGGGCACAGCAATCTGGGGCAGGCGCGGCTGTACGGCCACGCGGCGGCCCGGACCCTGGAGGCACAACTGTGA
- a CDS encoding 2'-5' RNA ligase family protein, producing MTLPASPTSDPAPAEAPAPLYSVVAWPPEALDTWMRRIQERLGVRGFGLPHLNLRAPFTTPLSAAELVDGLRGALQDQRAFDVRVKGWKQLPSVIFLECELSAELRGLHDRLLEVGPSSRSPYDGAEYRPHLTLALGVLPWASEELWEQVQREVPPLGHFHVEALSLTREQRGEVQELHTFPLG from the coding sequence ATGACCTTGCCAGCCTCCCCGACTTCCGACCCTGCGCCCGCCGAGGCGCCCGCGCCGCTGTACTCGGTGGTCGCGTGGCCGCCCGAGGCGCTCGACACCTGGATGCGGCGCATTCAGGAGCGGCTGGGGGTGCGCGGCTTCGGGCTGCCGCACCTGAACCTGCGTGCTCCCTTCACCACCCCGCTGAGCGCTGCCGAACTGGTGGACGGGCTGCGCGGCGCCTTGCAGGACCAGCGGGCCTTCGACGTGCGGGTCAAAGGCTGGAAACAGCTCCCGAGCGTGATTTTTCTGGAGTGCGAGCTGAGCGCGGAGCTTCGGGGACTGCACGACCGCTTGCTGGAAGTCGGGCCGTCGAGCCGCTCGCCCTACGACGGCGCCGAGTACCGGCCGCACCTCACCCTGGCGCTCGGCGTGCTGCCCTGGGCGAGTGAGGAGCTGTGGGAACAGGTGCAGCGCGAGGTGCCGCCCCTGGGACACTTTCACGTCGAGGCCCTGAGCCTGACGCGGGAGCAGCGCGGCGAGGTGCAGGAGCTGCACACCTTTCCGCTGGGCTGA
- a CDS encoding FAD-dependent oxidoreductase has protein sequence MRIVIVGGVAAGMSAASRAKRFDPDAEIVVFERGDFISYGACGLPYVLGGAVGEWDDLIARTPAQMRGRGIGVQLGHEVTGVDAGARTVTVLDRAAGRAATEPYDRLLVATGVSAVRPDWAQTDLAGVHVLREIPDGQAIADSLKGARRVCIVGGGYIGLELAENMCRRGLSVVLLERSPDVGGRVLDPEYRPRLLDELERHGVEVRCGTTVEGLTGKAGRVTGVQTDGGLVRADVVVVAVGVKPNVDLLRAAGARLGKTGAAAVDVRQQTNVDGVYAAGDNCESLHRVTRRRVHIPLGLTANRMGRIAGINMAGGDAKFPGIVGTSIFKVFGLGVARTGLTQGEAAALGLDAVSVDVTSTDHAGYYADARPIHVRLTGERGTGRLLGGQLLGENPLSVKRVDVIAAHLHGRGKVEDLFQMDLAYAPPFSGVWDVLLVAADRLNRALRDQGTQSI, from the coding sequence ATGCGAATTGTGATCGTGGGTGGCGTGGCCGCCGGAATGAGCGCGGCGAGCCGGGCCAAGCGTTTTGACCCGGACGCCGAGATCGTGGTCTTTGAGCGCGGAGACTTCATCAGCTACGGCGCCTGCGGCCTGCCCTACGTGCTGGGCGGGGCGGTGGGCGAGTGGGACGACCTGATTGCCCGCACGCCCGCGCAGATGCGTGGCCGGGGCATCGGGGTGCAGCTGGGGCATGAGGTGACGGGCGTGGATGCCGGGGCACGCACTGTCACGGTTCTGGACCGCGCGGCGGGGCGCGCCGCCACCGAGCCGTACGACCGCCTGTTGGTCGCCACCGGGGTTAGTGCGGTTCGGCCAGATTGGGCGCAGACCGACCTCGCGGGTGTCCACGTGCTGCGCGAGATTCCCGACGGGCAGGCCATCGCAGACAGTTTGAAAGGAGCCAGGCGCGTCTGCATCGTCGGCGGCGGGTACATCGGTCTGGAACTCGCGGAAAACATGTGCCGCCGGGGTCTGAGCGTTGTGCTGCTGGAACGGAGCCCGGACGTCGGGGGCCGGGTGCTGGACCCCGAGTACCGCCCCCGCCTTCTCGACGAACTCGAGCGGCACGGGGTGGAGGTGCGCTGCGGGACCACCGTGGAGGGCCTGACCGGCAAGGCGGGCCGCGTGACCGGTGTGCAGACGGACGGCGGGCTGGTCCGCGCCGACGTGGTGGTGGTCGCGGTGGGGGTCAAACCTAATGTGGACCTGCTGCGGGCGGCGGGGGCCCGCCTCGGCAAGACCGGCGCGGCGGCGGTGGACGTGCGGCAGCAGACGAACGTGGACGGCGTCTACGCGGCGGGCGACAACTGTGAGAGCCTGCACCGGGTCACGCGGCGCCGGGTCCACATTCCGCTCGGCCTGACCGCCAACCGCATGGGCCGCATCGCCGGAATCAACATGGCGGGCGGCGACGCCAAGTTTCCCGGCATCGTCGGCACCAGCATCTTCAAGGTCTTCGGCCTCGGCGTGGCGCGCACCGGGCTGACCCAGGGCGAAGCCGCCGCGCTGGGCCTGGACGCCGTCAGCGTGGACGTGACCAGCACCGACCACGCGGGCTACTACGCCGACGCCCGGCCCATTCACGTCCGGCTGACCGGCGAGCGCGGGACCGGGCGCCTGCTGGGGGGGCAACTGCTCGGCGAAAACCCCCTCAGCGTCAAACGGGTGGACGTGATCGCCGCGCACCTGCACGGACGCGGCAAGGTGGAAGACCTCTTCCAGATGGACCTCGCCTACGCGCCGCCCTTTTCCGGCGTCTGGGACGTGCTGCTGGTGGCCGCCGACCGCCTGAACCGGGCGCTGCGCGACCAGGGAACGCAGAGCATTTGA
- a CDS encoding aminotransferase class V-fold PLP-dependent enzyme: MSDALPAHLPLNRERLIAPGPVEVAPDVLLALAQPQMHHRAPEGIAKLMEAREKLTRLLGDPYDAVITTSSGTGAFEGALVSTTPSGARVVNAQAGKFSERWGEMAQRFGYDTRIVAKPWGEMLDPGEVADACKGAHTLTITHSETSTGALHDLGAIAAAAKAQNPDLIIIADCITSYGNAELRPAAWGVDVVVSGSQKGTATPPGLGFVLFSPDVQARMIKNTPHGFYLDMTRELAGQKAGSTPQTPAINLIYALSVALDRSLRVPLEVLWAEQRRKTDALIAAGTALGAPAWAARPSAAVAVLRAPQGLGGKQIAARLAEMGQRALPGQAPHEDTVFRLSTMGYADRYDALGIAGMLEDCFASLGVSFERGAAVQAAWDVLRY; the protein is encoded by the coding sequence ATGAGTGACGCGCTGCCCGCCCACCTGCCCCTCAACCGCGAACGCCTGATCGCGCCCGGCCCTGTGGAGGTCGCGCCGGACGTGCTGCTCGCGCTCGCGCAGCCGCAGATGCACCACCGCGCCCCGGAAGGCATCGCCAAGCTGATGGAAGCCCGCGAGAAGCTGACCCGGCTGCTGGGCGACCCCTACGACGCGGTCATTACCACCAGCAGCGGCACCGGAGCCTTCGAGGGCGCCCTGGTCAGCACCACCCCCAGCGGTGCCCGGGTGGTCAACGCCCAGGCAGGCAAATTCAGCGAGCGCTGGGGCGAGATGGCGCAGCGCTTTGGCTACGACACCCGCATCGTCGCCAAACCCTGGGGCGAGATGCTCGACCCCGGCGAAGTGGCCGACGCCTGCAAAGGCGCGCACACGCTCACCATCACCCACAGCGAGACGAGCACGGGAGCGCTGCACGACCTCGGGGCGATTGCCGCAGCTGCCAAAGCGCAAAACCCCGACCTCATCATCATCGCCGACTGCATCACGTCCTACGGCAATGCCGAGTTGCGCCCCGCCGCCTGGGGGGTGGATGTGGTGGTGTCCGGCAGCCAGAAGGGCACCGCGACCCCGCCCGGCCTGGGCTTCGTGCTGTTTTCGCCGGACGTCCAGGCCCGGATGATCAAGAACACGCCGCACGGCTTTTACCTCGACATGACCCGCGAACTCGCTGGGCAGAAGGCCGGAAGCACGCCGCAGACCCCCGCCATCAACCTGATCTACGCCCTTTCGGTCGCGCTTGACCGCTCCCTGAGGGTGCCGCTCGAAGTGCTGTGGGCAGAGCAGCGCCGCAAGACCGACGCCCTCATTGCGGCGGGCACGGCCCTCGGCGCCCCCGCCTGGGCTGCCCGTCCCAGTGCCGCCGTCGCCGTGCTGCGCGCGCCCCAGGGTCTCGGCGGCAAACAGATCGCCGCCCGCCTTGCGGAGATGGGCCAGCGGGCGCTTCCCGGACAGGCCCCGCACGAAGACACCGTGTTCCGCCTCTCCACGATGGGCTACGCCGACCGCTACGACGCCCTGGGGATCGCCGGAATGCTGGAAGACTGCTTTGCCAGCCTCGGTGTCTCGTTCGAGCGCGGCGCGGCCGTGCAGGCGGCCTGGGACGTGTTGAGATATTGA
- a CDS encoding OmpH family outer membrane protein — protein MKITAKALAPVALAAAFGFGTLAPHAQTPAQKVGFVNVDALFAAHPGNKDVLAMSESLNKDAALTDTVNKLRAIDAKGASATAAEKQQRETLLATYNAKTKALNDKTAQVETAIDKSLNDYAKANGFSVIMDRAIAQQSGLVIYADSSTDLTDAVKKTIK, from the coding sequence ATGAAGATCACCGCCAAGGCGCTCGCGCCCGTTGCCCTCGCTGCCGCGTTCGGATTCGGTACCCTCGCCCCCCATGCCCAGACCCCGGCCCAGAAGGTCGGTTTCGTGAACGTGGACGCCCTCTTTGCCGCCCACCCCGGCAACAAGGACGTTCTGGCGATGAGCGAAAGCCTGAACAAGGACGCCGCGCTGACCGACACGGTCAACAAGCTCCGGGCCATCGACGCCAAGGGCGCGAGCGCCACGGCCGCCGAAAAGCAGCAGCGTGAAACCCTGCTCGCCACCTACAACGCCAAGACCAAGGCCCTGAACGACAAGACCGCCCAGGTCGAAACCGCCATCGACAAGTCGCTGAACGACTACGCCAAGGCCAACGGCTTTTCCGTCATCATGGACCGCGCCATTGCCCAGCAAAGCGGCCTGGTCATCTACGCCGACTCCAGCACCGACCTGACCGACGCCGTCAAGAAGACCATCAAGTAA
- a CDS encoding response regulator gives MLHTDNDAPGPVRPISLLLVDDHPVVRKGTRELLEGEADLRVVGEAGSGEEALAQARLLTPDVILMDVSMPGMNGIEATKAIKAEQPGVGVLVLTSYDDDAYVFALLEAGAAGYLLKNASEDDLLGAVRAVAAGESALHPSIARKVLERFSVASNPTPPEDDLSPRELEVLRVAASGRTNKEIARDLDISPRTVQVHLANIFSKLGVGSRTEAVLHGIKRGWIDPRSL, from the coding sequence ATGCTCCACACCGACAATGACGCCCCCGGTCCGGTCCGGCCCATTTCCCTGCTGCTGGTGGACGACCACCCGGTGGTGCGCAAGGGCACCCGCGAACTGCTCGAGGGCGAGGCCGACCTGCGCGTGGTGGGCGAAGCGGGCAGCGGCGAGGAGGCGCTCGCGCAGGCCCGGCTCCTGACCCCCGACGTGATCCTGATGGACGTGTCCATGCCAGGCATGAACGGCATCGAGGCGACCAAGGCGATCAAGGCCGAGCAGCCGGGCGTGGGCGTGCTGGTGCTGACCAGCTACGACGACGACGCTTATGTTTTCGCGCTGCTCGAAGCGGGCGCGGCGGGCTACCTGCTGAAAAACGCCAGCGAGGACGACCTGCTCGGCGCGGTGCGGGCGGTGGCGGCGGGCGAAAGTGCACTGCACCCGTCCATTGCCCGCAAGGTGCTGGAGCGCTTCAGCGTGGCCTCGAACCCCACCCCCCCCGAAGACGACCTCAGCCCCCGCGAACTCGAGGTGCTGCGGGTGGCCGCCAGCGGGCGCACCAACAAGGAAATCGCCCGAGACCTCGACATCAGCCCGCGCACCGTGCAGGTCCACCTCGCCAACATCTTTTCCAAGCTGGGTGTGGGCAGCCGCACCGAGGCCGTGCTGCACGGCATCAAGCGCGGCTGGATCGACCCCCGCAGTCTGTAA
- a CDS encoding OmpH family outer membrane protein: MKFERTLLLLPLFLLTTVSQAQTKNTRVGFVNVQKVVAAVPGGGPYLDLRKRVDTDLAKREANIRQLTLKANRTRTKADTDALKKAQQSYANAQKNYQSRLAQAFKPIGKRVDSTIAAVAKSSGFGVVLDTEVAARSKLVVYANVAKTDLTPAILKALKK, translated from the coding sequence ATGAAGTTTGAACGTACCCTGCTGCTGCTTCCCCTGTTTCTGCTCACCACGGTTTCCCAGGCCCAGACGAAAAATACCCGCGTAGGATTTGTCAACGTGCAGAAGGTCGTGGCGGCCGTGCCCGGCGGCGGCCCTTACCTCGACCTGCGCAAGCGGGTAGACACCGACCTCGCCAAACGCGAGGCGAACATCCGGCAACTGACCCTCAAGGCCAACCGCACCCGCACCAAGGCCGACACCGACGCCCTGAAAAAGGCCCAGCAGAGCTACGCCAACGCCCAGAAGAACTACCAGTCCCGCCTGGCGCAGGCGTTCAAGCCCATCGGCAAGCGGGTGGACAGCACCATCGCTGCCGTCGCCAAGAGCAGCGGCTTCGGCGTGGTCCTCGACACCGAGGTGGCGGCCCGCTCCAAGCTGGTCGTGTACGCCAACGTCGCCAAGACCGACCTGACGCCCGCCATCCTCAAGGCGCTGAAGAAGTAA
- the apbC gene encoding iron-sulfur cluster carrier protein ApbC — protein sequence MNDALLRALSTVNDPELHRDLVSLGMIERAELSGDVAQVKVNLTTPACPLKGQIELDVRSALLQLPGVRDVQIEFGAMVRAAAQPALPGVKHVVLVGSGKGGVGKSSVAVNLAASLAHDGARVGLLDADVYGPSVAHMLGQGQARVTADENRKMRPIEAHGVRFISMANLSPAGQALVWRGPMLHSAIQQFLKDAAWGDLDYLIVDLPPGTGDVQLSLTQTIQVTGAVIVTTPQDVALIDAARAIDMFRKASVPVLGVVENMSYFVAPDTGHTYDIFGRGGSRKLGEQYPLLGEIPLDTEVRQDADLGAPTVLAHPDSAAAQSLRAVARTLAGQISVRTLSELPEQLPVV from the coding sequence ATGAACGACGCCCTGCTGCGTGCCCTGAGCACTGTGAACGACCCCGAGTTGCACCGTGATCTGGTGTCGCTGGGCATGATCGAACGGGCCGAACTGAGCGGCGACGTGGCGCAGGTCAAGGTCAACCTCACCACGCCCGCCTGCCCCCTGAAAGGCCAGATCGAACTCGACGTGCGCTCGGCGCTGCTTCAACTTCCCGGTGTGCGCGACGTGCAGATCGAGTTTGGCGCGATGGTGCGGGCCGCCGCGCAACCGGCGCTGCCGGGGGTCAAGCATGTGGTGCTGGTCGGCAGCGGCAAGGGGGGCGTGGGCAAAAGCAGCGTGGCGGTCAATCTCGCCGCCTCGCTCGCCCACGACGGAGCGCGGGTGGGTCTGCTCGACGCCGACGTGTACGGCCCTTCGGTGGCGCACATGCTGGGGCAGGGACAGGCCCGCGTGACCGCCGACGAAAACCGCAAGATGCGGCCCATCGAGGCGCACGGCGTGCGCTTCATCAGCATGGCGAACCTCTCGCCCGCCGGTCAGGCGCTGGTCTGGCGCGGGCCGATGCTGCACTCGGCCATTCAGCAGTTTCTGAAGGACGCGGCCTGGGGCGACCTCGATTACCTGATCGTGGACCTGCCGCCGGGCACGGGCGACGTGCAGCTCTCGCTGACGCAGACCATTCAGGTCACGGGCGCGGTCATCGTGACCACCCCGCAGGACGTGGCGCTCATCGACGCGGCGCGGGCCATCGACATGTTCCGCAAGGCCAGCGTGCCGGTGCTGGGCGTGGTCGAGAACATGAGCTACTTCGTGGCGCCGGATACGGGCCACACCTACGACATCTTCGGGCGGGGGGGCAGCCGCAAGCTGGGCGAGCAGTACCCGCTGCTGGGCGAGATTCCGCTGGACACCGAAGTCAGGCAGGACGCCGACCTGGGCGCCCCGACGGTGCTGGCGCACCCGGACAGCGCGGCGGCGCAGTCGCTGCGGGCGGTGGCGCGGACGCTGGCAGGGCAGATCAGCGTTCGGACCCTCTCCGAGCTGCCGGAGCAGCTGCCCGTCGTATGA
- a CDS encoding helix-turn-helix domain-containing protein: MTQTQTAARTFVDTVTYRPGAVILYPGKSDMLYRVSSGLVRVHTMDDDGNGLTLRYVKPGEYFGEEALAGVNRAYFAEAVTDSAIDVINPALMSAEDNLVVTTHLVRTLERAYESIYRLVGKRLRARIAGELLELKDTALATQLDSGEVMIYATHDELAAAVGSVRETVTKVVGELSREGVISAGYGKITLKDEQALATIAAA, from the coding sequence ATGACCCAGACCCAAACTGCTGCCCGCACCTTCGTGGACACCGTGACCTACCGCCCCGGCGCCGTCATCCTCTACCCCGGCAAAAGCGACATGCTCTACCGCGTTTCCAGCGGCCTGGTGCGTGTGCACACCATGGACGACGACGGCAACGGCCTGACCCTGCGCTACGTCAAGCCCGGCGAGTATTTCGGTGAAGAAGCCCTGGCGGGCGTGAACCGTGCCTACTTTGCCGAAGCCGTGACCGACAGCGCCATCGACGTGATCAACCCCGCGCTGATGAGCGCCGAGGACAACCTGGTGGTGACCACCCATCTGGTGCGCACCCTCGAACGCGCCTATGAGAGCATTTACCGTCTGGTGGGCAAGCGCCTGCGCGCCCGCATCGCCGGAGAGCTGCTCGAACTCAAGGACACCGCCCTCGCCACGCAGCTCGACAGCGGCGAAGTGATGATCTACGCCACCCACGACGAACTGGCCGCCGCTGTCGGCAGCGTGCGCGAAACCGTGACCAAGGTGGTCGGTGAACTCAGCCGCGAGGGTGTCATCAGCGCCGGCTACGGCAAGATCACCCTCAAGGACGAGCAGGCCCTCGCCACGATTGCCGCTGCCTGA
- a CDS encoding roadblock/LC7 domain-containing protein: MSLVPDQPPLPDLSPLLDVRGVQGAGVVDGDGQILNMVGSGATDPTIVAAARAVLQSLQAATDSPSWHDLLLDLDSGPLLLMPCGAGMLLVRFDEVPSLGRVRLGVRRVLAQAQAAGE, from the coding sequence GTGAGCCTCGTGCCGGACCAGCCCCCGCTGCCCGACCTCTCTCCGCTGCTGGACGTGCGCGGCGTGCAGGGGGCGGGCGTGGTGGACGGCGACGGCCAGATTCTCAACATGGTCGGCAGCGGCGCGACCGACCCCACCATCGTCGCGGCGGCGCGGGCGGTCTTGCAAAGCCTGCAAGCTGCCACCGACAGCCCGAGCTGGCACGACCTGCTGCTCGACCTCGACAGCGGCCCGCTCCTGCTCATGCCCTGCGGCGCAGGGATGCTCCTCGTGCGCTTCGACGAGGTGCCAAGCCTGGGCCGCGTGCGCCTGGGCGTACGCCGGGTGCTGGCCCAGGCCCAGGCGGCGGGCGAGTAA
- a CDS encoding CBS and ACT domain-containing protein: MLVRDWMTRDPVTVTPDTPVMDALKLISERRVRRLPVLRDGKLVGITTRKDLKDAMPSKATTLSVWELNYLLSKLTVEEIMGRPVITAQEDEYMEDAALRMQEHKFGGLPVVGAQGQMTGIITTSDIIRAFTTILGMNEGGQRLTIDMPDVPGSLERAAQAVQPSNILSVATYDMDGPGGNRRFVLRVGGEGLSGVRDRVRSAGISVLD; the protein is encoded by the coding sequence ATGCTCGTACGCGACTGGATGACGCGTGACCCGGTAACGGTCACGCCGGATACGCCTGTGATGGACGCCCTCAAGCTGATCAGCGAGCGCCGGGTCAGGCGCCTGCCGGTGCTGCGTGACGGCAAACTCGTCGGGATCACCACCCGCAAGGACCTCAAGGACGCCATGCCCAGCAAGGCCACCACCCTGAGCGTGTGGGAACTCAACTACCTGCTGAGCAAGCTGACCGTGGAAGAAATCATGGGCCGCCCGGTCATCACCGCGCAGGAAGACGAGTACATGGAAGACGCCGCCCTGCGGATGCAGGAGCACAAGTTCGGCGGCCTGCCGGTCGTGGGCGCCCAGGGGCAGATGACGGGCATCATCACCACCTCGGACATCATTCGCGCCTTTACCACCATCCTCGGGATGAACGAGGGCGGCCAGCGCCTGACAATCGACATGCCCGACGTGCCCGGCAGCCTGGAGCGCGCCGCGCAGGCCGTGCAGCCCAGCAACATCCTCAGCGTGGCGACCTATGACATGGACGGACCCGGGGGCAACCGCCGCTTCGTGCTGCGCGTCGGGGGCGAGGGGCTAAGCGGTGTGCGCGACCGGGTGCGCTCGGCGGGCATCTCGGTGCTAGACTGA